From Mycoplasmopsis gallinacea, the proteins below share one genomic window:
- the atpH gene encoding ATP synthase F1 subunit delta has translation MYIKANPNGYALALFELVKEQKNFEEIHQQMKTLREIIDKNPELILYWKNANISLKEKWSLVDEILQGFDKLIINTCKVIIERRASFMMKKIVTHYLKLSNEVLNILFAKVITAFELEEATIEKIKNKLEKQTNKKIEILTEIDPDLISGFQIVFDTELYQRNYKNDLLKLKNQIINDERGR, from the coding sequence ATGTATATAAAAGCTAACCCAAATGGGTATGCGCTAGCTCTTTTTGAACTTGTTAAAGAGCAAAAAAACTTTGAAGAAATTCATCAACAAATGAAAACACTTCGTGAAATTATTGATAAAAATCCTGAACTTATTTTGTATTGAAAAAATGCAAATATCTCACTAAAAGAAAAATGAAGTTTAGTTGATGAAATTTTGCAAGGATTTGACAAGCTCATTATTAATACTTGCAAAGTTATTATTGAACGTAGAGCTTCATTTATGATGAAAAAAATTGTTACTCACTACTTGAAACTTTCAAATGAAGTGCTTAACATTCTCTTTGCTAAAGTTATCACTGCTTTTGAACTTGAGGAAGCAACAATTGAAAAAATTAAAAATAAACTTGAAAAGCAAACTAATAAAAAAATTGAAATTCTCACTGAAATTGATCCAGATTTAATTTCAGGATTTCAAATCGTTTTTGATACTGAGTTGTATCAAAGAAACTACAAAAATGACTTATTAAAATTAAAAAATCAAATTATCAATGATGAAAGGGGGAGATAA
- the atpA gene encoding F0F1 ATP synthase subunit alpha, with protein sequence MANRLDDISAIIKERIRHLDEKVHHSEIGKVISIGDGIALVSGLEKVQNGEIVIFDNDIYGLAINLEEEAVGVALFGNANDVSEGDTVKRSGEVISVEVGDALLGRVVDSLGNPIDGKGIIKASEKSRIFKVASGVMSRKEVNQPLETGIIAIDSMIPIGKGQRELIIGDRQTGKTAIAIDTIINQKGKGVNCVYVAIGQKNSTVAQIVQKLADTGALEYTTVVVSGASELAPQQYIAPYTGVTIAEFWMKQGKDVLIVYDDLSKHAIAYRTLSLLLRRPPGREAYPGDVFYLHSQLLERAARLNQKYGGGSITALPIIETLQGDISAYIPTNVISITDGQIFTRENLFNSGQRPAVDVGFSVSRVGSAAQTKAMKSVVGSLKLELAQYNEMLAFAQFGSDLDDSTKTILNHGAKVYELLKQEQYFPISQVVQIMLLLGVKERIINPLPKEYMHEYRYRVMSFINSTPEGKLIESEISDTGVIGESNYKLMETTLVDIVTEIIATIPNYDPKMYKAFSSKYLKNKVD encoded by the coding sequence ATGGCAAATCGTTTAGATGATATTTCAGCAATTATTAAAGAACGTATTCGTCATTTAGATGAAAAAGTTCATCACTCTGAAATTGGAAAAGTTATTTCAATTGGTGATGGAATTGCCCTTGTAAGCGGGCTTGAAAAAGTTCAAAATGGTGAAATTGTTATCTTTGATAACGATATTTATGGGCTTGCTATCAACCTTGAAGAAGAAGCTGTTGGGGTTGCTCTTTTTGGTAACGCTAACGATGTTTCTGAAGGTGATACAGTTAAAAGAAGTGGTGAAGTTATCTCAGTTGAAGTAGGTGATGCTCTTCTTGGTAGAGTTGTTGATTCACTTGGAAATCCAATTGATGGTAAAGGTATTATTAAAGCTTCTGAAAAAAGCCGAATCTTTAAGGTTGCATCCGGAGTAATGAGCCGTAAAGAAGTTAACCAACCACTTGAAACTGGAATTATCGCTATTGACTCAATGATTCCAATTGGAAAAGGTCAAAGAGAACTTATTATTGGTGACCGTCAAACAGGTAAAACAGCTATTGCAATTGATACAATTATTAACCAAAAAGGTAAAGGTGTAAATTGTGTTTATGTTGCAATTGGGCAAAAAAACTCTACAGTTGCCCAAATTGTGCAAAAGCTTGCAGATACAGGAGCTTTAGAATATACAACAGTTGTTGTTTCAGGTGCTAGTGAACTTGCTCCTCAACAATACATTGCTCCTTATACTGGAGTTACAATTGCTGAGTTTTGAATGAAACAAGGAAAAGACGTGCTTATTGTGTATGATGATCTTTCTAAGCATGCTATTGCTTACCGTACACTTTCACTTCTTCTTAGACGTCCACCAGGTCGTGAAGCTTACCCAGGAGATGTTTTCTATCTTCACTCACAATTACTTGAGCGTGCAGCTCGTTTAAACCAAAAATATGGGGGTGGGTCAATTACTGCCCTTCCAATTATCGAAACTCTTCAAGGTGATATTTCAGCTTATATTCCTACTAATGTTATTTCAATTACTGATGGTCAAATTTTCACCCGTGAAAATTTATTCAACTCAGGACAAAGACCTGCAGTTGATGTTGGTTTTTCAGTTAGCCGGGTAGGATCAGCTGCTCAAACTAAAGCAATGAAAAGTGTTGTTGGTTCATTAAAATTAGAGCTTGCTCAATATAATGAAATGCTTGCTTTTGCTCAATTTGGTTCAGATTTAGATGATTCAACTAAAACTATCTTAAACCACGGAGCAAAAGTTTATGAACTTCTTAAACAAGAACAATATTTCCCAATTTCACAAGTTGTGCAAATTATGCTTCTTTTAGGGGTTAAAGAAAGAATTATTAACCCTTTACCAAAAGAATATATGCATGAATATCGTTATCGTGTAATGTCATTTATTAATTCAACTCCTGAAGGTAAACTTATTGAATCTGAAATTTCAGATACCGGAGTAATTGGTGAATCAAATTACAAATTAATGGAAACAACATTGGTTGATATTGTTACCGAAATTATTGCAACTATTCCAAATTACGATCCAAAAATGTATAAAGCTTTTTCATCAAAATACCTAAAAAATAAGGTTGATTAA
- the atpG gene encoding ATP synthase F1 subunit gamma, whose product MSNLNALKNRIGVVTNTKKITNAMQLVAASKLRKAREQAEKVKSYQDILELTFHDLITNISPNDFKSVFPSNDEVENSLYIVITSDLGLCGSYNSNIVHLIENKIKPNDKLIVLGTKGLGMLLEKFKNNIVDHYTNYGDTVPYKISDKITKLALKLYHEKQIRNINLVYTKFVNNILQEAEIKKIFPFDISNDSRYVSYVEFEPNPETILKNSIPLYIASMIYTLGTASKVSELAARRNAMENATDNAEDLIQALSLEFNRSRQSIITQEINEIVSGADAT is encoded by the coding sequence ATGTCGAATTTAAATGCTTTAAAAAATAGAATCGGAGTAGTTACTAATACTAAAAAAATCACTAATGCAATGCAGTTAGTGGCTGCTTCAAAACTTAGAAAAGCTAGAGAACAAGCTGAAAAAGTTAAATCATACCAAGATATTCTTGAACTTACATTTCACGATTTAATCACAAACATTTCCCCTAATGATTTTAAAAGCGTTTTCCCTTCAAATGATGAAGTTGAGAATTCACTTTATATCGTTATAACTAGCGATTTAGGGCTTTGTGGTTCATATAACTCAAACATTGTACACTTAATTGAAAATAAAATTAAGCCTAATGATAAATTGATTGTGTTAGGAACCAAAGGTTTAGGAATGTTATTAGAAAAATTCAAAAACAACATCGTGGATCATTACACCAACTACGGTGATACAGTTCCATACAAAATTAGTGATAAAATCACAAAGCTTGCTTTAAAGCTTTATCACGAAAAACAAATTAGAAACATAAACCTTGTTTATACAAAGTTTGTTAATAATATTTTACAAGAAGCGGAAATTAAAAAAATTTTTCCTTTTGATATTAGCAACGATTCAAGATATGTAAGTTATGTGGAATTTGAACCTAATCCTGAAACAATTTTGAAAAACTCAATTCCACTTTATATTGCAAGTATGATTTATACTTTAGGAACTGCTTCAAAAGTTTCTGAACTTGCAGCTCGTAGAAATGCTATGGAAAATGCTACAGATAATGCTGAAGATCTAATTCAAGCTCTTTCGCTTGAATTTAACAGAAGTAGACAAAGCATTATTACACAAGAAATTAACGAAATTGTATCTGGAGCAGATGCAACATAA
- the atpD gene encoding F0F1 ATP synthase subunit beta, producing MHKNVGTIVQILGPVVDVRFTDGKLPKLLNAIICEKDGEKFTFEVAQHIGDDTVRTISMVSTNGLYRGLNAYDTGAPISVPVGNEILGRMFDVLGNPIDEMPMDTNVQKASIHAPSPSYEEQKTSSEILETGIKVIDLLIPYAKGGKIGLFGGAGVGKTVLVQELINNIATQHNGLSVFAGVGERTREGNDLYYEMKAAGVLDKTALVFGQMNEPPGARMRVALTGLTMAEYFRDKQNQDVLLFIDNIFRFTQAGSEVSALLGRMPSAVGYQPTLATEMGALQERITSTKRGSITSVQAVYVPADDLTDPAPATTFTHLDAKTVLDRGIAALGIYPAIDPLESSSRLLDPLVVGQDHYNVAQEVVGILQRFKELQDIIAILGMGELSEEDKKIVARARRIRNFLSQPFTVAEKFSGIKGSYVKLSDTIRSFKEILSGEYDHLPEDIFRYAGSIDEVKERAEKLENV from the coding sequence ATGCATAAAAATGTTGGAACAATAGTTCAAATTTTAGGTCCTGTTGTCGATGTTCGTTTTACCGATGGAAAACTTCCAAAATTACTTAATGCCATTATTTGTGAAAAAGATGGTGAAAAATTTACATTTGAAGTTGCTCAACACATTGGGGATGATACTGTAAGAACAATCTCAATGGTTTCAACTAACGGTTTATATCGTGGACTTAATGCTTATGATACAGGAGCTCCTATTTCAGTGCCAGTAGGGAATGAAATTTTAGGGCGTATGTTTGACGTTTTAGGTAATCCAATTGACGAAATGCCTATGGATACAAATGTACAAAAAGCTTCAATTCATGCACCTAGTCCTTCATATGAAGAACAAAAAACATCATCTGAAATTTTAGAAACTGGAATTAAAGTTATCGACCTTTTAATTCCTTATGCAAAAGGTGGAAAAATTGGTCTTTTTGGTGGAGCTGGAGTTGGTAAAACTGTTTTAGTTCAAGAGTTAATTAACAACATTGCAACACAACATAATGGACTTTCAGTTTTTGCTGGAGTTGGCGAAAGAACTCGTGAAGGAAACGATTTATACTACGAAATGAAAGCTGCTGGTGTTTTAGATAAAACAGCACTTGTGTTTGGTCAAATGAACGAACCTCCAGGGGCTCGTATGAGAGTTGCTTTAACTGGTTTAACAATGGCTGAATACTTCAGAGATAAACAAAACCAAGATGTGCTTCTTTTCATCGATAACATCTTCAGATTTACTCAAGCTGGTAGTGAGGTTTCTGCACTTTTAGGTAGAATGCCTTCAGCTGTTGGATATCAACCAACACTTGCTACTGAAATGGGTGCGCTTCAAGAAAGAATTACTTCAACTAAAAGGGGTTCAATCACTTCAGTGCAAGCTGTTTATGTGCCTGCTGACGATTTAACTGACCCAGCTCCTGCTACAACCTTCACTCACCTTGATGCTAAAACTGTTTTAGACCGTGGAATTGCTGCGCTTGGAATTTATCCTGCCATTGATCCGCTTGAATCTTCATCAAGATTACTTGATCCGCTTGTAGTTGGACAAGATCACTATAATGTTGCTCAAGAAGTTGTGGGAATTTTACAAAGATTTAAAGAACTTCAAGACATTATTGCAATTTTAGGGATGGGTGAATTATCTGAAGAAGATAAGAAAATTGTTGCACGGGCACGCAGAATCAGAAACTTTCTTTCACAACCATTTACAGTTGCTGAAAAATTCTCAGGAATTAAAGGTTCATACGTTAAATTAAGTGATACTATTAGAAGTTTCAAAGAAATTTTAAGTGGTGAATATGATCATTTACCTGAAGATATCTTCAGATATGCAGGAAGCATTGATGAAGTTAAAGAAAGAGCTGAAAAATTAGAAAATGTCTAA
- the atpC gene encoding ATP synthase F1 subunit epsilon, whose product MSKVYLNITTPTGIFYVGKVDIVTLKTAEGYIGLQSHRSPFFSNVEIGNLIIGHENDKDSIKCIIGGGLVYADSTKINIITDDIINVNDIDLSRAEADRDKYIKQIEESKQKDMNTAKLELKLKKALGRIDAYNTYHK is encoded by the coding sequence ATGTCTAAAGTTTATCTTAACATCACAACTCCTACTGGAATTTTCTATGTAGGAAAAGTAGATATTGTAACTTTAAAAACTGCTGAAGGTTATATTGGTCTTCAGTCTCATCGAAGCCCTTTCTTTAGTAATGTGGAAATTGGGAACTTAATTATTGGTCATGAAAATGACAAAGATTCAATTAAATGCATCATTGGTGGTGGATTAGTTTATGCTGACTCTACCAAAATCAACATCATCACAGATGATATAATCAATGTTAATGACATTGATTTATCACGTGCAGAAGCAGATAGAGATAAATACATTAAACAAATCGAAGAAAGCAAACAAAAAGATATGAACACTGCAAAACTTGAGCTTAAACTTAAAAAAGCTTTAGGTAGAATTGATGCTTATAATACATATCATAAATAA
- the rpmE gene encoding 50S ribosomal protein L31, translating into MKKDIHPKYVEVSVKCSTCDKAFNFKSTKSSFAVDVCSGCHPVYTGNRTQVKATGRIDAFNKRLAKKAQ; encoded by the coding sequence ATGAAAAAAGATATCCACCCAAAATACGTTGAAGTTAGTGTAAAATGCTCTACATGTGATAAAGCTTTTAACTTTAAATCTACAAAATCATCATTCGCAGTTGACGTATGTTCAGGTTGCCACCCAGTTTACACAGGAAACAGAACACAAGTTAAAGCAACAGGAAGAATTGATGCATTTAACAAACGTCTTGCTAAAAAAGCTCAATAA
- the rpsD gene encoding 30S ribosomal protein S4: MSRYTGPVFKKSRRLGFSILETGKEFAKGRKRTYAPGQHGNKRVKLSDYGLHLYEKQKVKHLYGVSEKQLVKTFQKAIKIKGVTGTNLLQLLEVRLDNLVYRAGFASTRRQARQLVNHGHFTLNGKKANIPSMVVSVNDVVELKEKSQKNQQILDSMEAKAASAWLTRKDFKVTLDRLPERNELHPEIKDALVVEFYSK, translated from the coding sequence ATGTCAAGATATACAGGTCCTGTATTTAAAAAATCACGTCGTTTAGGTTTTTCAATTCTTGAAACAGGAAAAGAATTTGCAAAAGGTAGAAAAAGAACTTATGCACCTGGACAACACGGAAACAAAAGAGTAAAACTTTCAGATTACGGATTACACTTATACGAAAAACAAAAAGTTAAACACCTTTATGGAGTTAGTGAAAAACAACTTGTTAAAACTTTCCAAAAAGCTATTAAAATCAAAGGTGTTACAGGTACAAACTTACTTCAATTATTAGAAGTTCGTTTAGATAACTTAGTATACCGTGCTGGATTTGCTTCTACAAGAAGACAAGCTCGTCAATTAGTAAACCACGGTCACTTTACATTAAACGGTAAAAAAGCTAACATTCCTTCAATGGTTGTTAGTGTAAATGATGTAGTAGAATTAAAAGAAAAATCACAAAAAAATCAACAAATTCTTGATTCAATGGAAGCTAAAGCTGCTTCAGCATGACTTACAAGAAAAGACTTCAAAGTAACATTAGATCGTTTACCAGAAAGAAACGAATTGCATCCAGAAATTAAAGATGCATTAGTTGTTGAGTTCTACTCAAAATAG
- a CDS encoding M42 family metallopeptidase, translating into MDKKYSKLAERLNVYMNIEAISRFEEPVVNELKKSIKSGFEISRDALGSVIFFKKSKRENAPKVMLAAHMDEVGYMVRSIQKNGNIMVTTVGGVWPNVVIGTKATVVTQSEGKRFVGVFGHTSIHILEREKFTKAIEAKELFVDLGFTSDEEVTKAGIAIGDPIYIAGETIEFANNIIGGKSMDNRAGVTALEAIANNIADLELDCDVYLVGTVQEEVGTRGAKTSVSIINPDVAFAVDTGAAHDTTGCIPGTPVLGKGVSILVKDGGTLPDPKLINYVMNVAKTKDIPAYKYVAEGGGTDAAELQYGCGGAAVMTISIPQRYLHSPIGLASLVDIQATVDLMTEFIKSYSPEEHDKLSYK; encoded by the coding sequence ATGGATAAAAAATACTCAAAATTAGCAGAAAGACTTAATGTTTATATGAACATTGAAGCTATTTCTCGTTTTGAAGAACCAGTTGTGAATGAGCTTAAAAAATCAATCAAAAGTGGTTTTGAAATTTCAAGAGATGCTCTTGGGTCAGTTATTTTCTTTAAAAAATCAAAAAGAGAAAATGCTCCAAAAGTTATGTTAGCAGCTCACATGGATGAAGTTGGATACATGGTTAGAAGCATCCAAAAAAATGGGAACATTATGGTAACTACAGTTGGTGGAGTGTGACCAAATGTTGTTATTGGAACTAAAGCAACTGTGGTGACTCAATCTGAAGGAAAAAGATTTGTTGGAGTTTTTGGACACACTTCAATTCATATTTTAGAAAGAGAAAAATTTACTAAAGCAATTGAAGCTAAAGAGCTTTTTGTTGATTTAGGATTTACAAGTGATGAAGAAGTTACAAAAGCCGGAATTGCAATTGGGGACCCAATTTACATTGCTGGTGAAACAATTGAATTTGCAAACAACATCATTGGTGGTAAATCAATGGACAACCGTGCTGGAGTTACAGCGCTTGAAGCTATTGCGAATAACATTGCTGACTTAGAACTGGATTGTGATGTTTATTTAGTTGGAACAGTTCAAGAAGAAGTTGGAACTAGAGGGGCTAAAACATCTGTAAGTATAATTAACCCTGATGTTGCTTTTGCAGTTGATACAGGAGCTGCGCATGATACAACAGGATGTATTCCAGGAACTCCAGTTCTTGGAAAAGGTGTAAGCATCCTTGTAAAAGATGGTGGAACATTACCTGATCCAAAATTAATTAATTATGTAATGAATGTAGCTAAAACTAAAGACATTCCTGCATATAAATATGTAGCTGAAGGTGGTGGTACAGATGCTGCTGAACTTCAATATGGATGTGGCGGAGCAGCTGTTATGACTATCTCAATTCCGCAAAGATATCTTCACAGCCCAATTGGTCTTGCATCACTTGTAGATATTCAAGCAACAGTTGATTTAATGACAGAATTTATCAAATCATATAGTCCTGAAGAACATGATAAATTAAGCTATAAATAA
- a CDS encoding glycoside hydrolase family 1 protein, whose protein sequence is MSKFPKNFFWGGATAANQLEGFYNHGGKGLSVTDALTGGDVDKPRRVTYIRDENEFYPNADAVKHYQFYKEDIALLAKMGFKCYRFSIAWSRIFPNGDDAFPNEEGLQFYDLLLDELIKYRIEPIVTISHYEMPLNLALKYNGFKNRKTIKFFENYVRVIFERYKDKVKYWITFNEVNMPLLHPLGSFLSLGIIDKNANGISMNEWNVNLQTKLQALHHQFVASAIATKIAHKEYPNFKIGCMLLMSTKYPYNCNPANVLAAQEKMNYGIYYAADVLVRGAYPYFAKKYWKDNGITLNITKEDLELLKEGTVDYFSFSYYSTSVEDITGMADKSKGGNFEFGLKNPYLKSSDWGWQIDSEGLRYTLNELYARYQIPLFVSENGLGAIDVKNEDNTIDDDYRIAYLAKHVKAMEDALSDGVDLFGYTMWGCIDLVSATTGEFAKRYGFVYVDRHDDGSGDFARYPKKSFYWYKDLIENS, encoded by the coding sequence ATGAGTAAATTTCCTAAAAATTTCTTTTGAGGTGGAGCTACTGCAGCTAATCAACTTGAAGGTTTTTACAATCATGGTGGTAAAGGTCTATCGGTAACAGATGCACTAACTGGTGGTGATGTAGATAAACCAAGAAGAGTAACTTACATCCGTGATGAAAACGAATTTTACCCCAATGCAGATGCAGTAAAACATTATCAGTTTTACAAGGAAGATATTGCACTTTTAGCAAAAATGGGATTTAAATGTTATCGTTTTTCAATTGCGTGAAGCAGAATTTTTCCTAATGGTGATGATGCATTTCCAAACGAAGAAGGATTGCAATTTTATGACCTATTACTTGATGAGCTAATCAAATATAGAATTGAACCAATTGTGACGATTTCTCACTATGAAATGCCGCTTAATTTAGCGTTAAAATATAATGGATTTAAAAACAGAAAGACCATCAAGTTTTTCGAAAATTATGTTAGGGTAATTTTCGAAAGATACAAAGATAAAGTCAAATATTGAATTACATTTAATGAAGTCAATATGCCACTTTTACACCCGCTTGGATCATTTTTATCACTAGGAATCATTGATAAAAATGCTAATGGAATTTCAATGAATGAGTGAAATGTAAATTTACAAACTAAATTACAAGCGCTTCATCACCAATTTGTTGCTAGTGCCATTGCTACTAAAATTGCTCATAAGGAGTATCCAAATTTTAAAATTGGTTGCATGCTTTTAATGTCAACTAAATACCCTTATAATTGCAATCCGGCTAACGTACTTGCGGCTCAAGAAAAAATGAATTATGGAATTTATTATGCTGCAGATGTACTTGTGCGTGGTGCATATCCATATTTTGCAAAAAAATATTGAAAAGATAACGGAATTACTCTTAATATAACCAAAGAAGACCTGGAGCTTTTAAAAGAAGGAACAGTAGATTATTTCAGTTTTAGTTATTATTCAACTAGCGTGGAAGATATAACTGGAATGGCTGATAAATCAAAAGGAGGAAATTTCGAATTTGGACTTAAAAACCCTTATTTAAAATCAAGCGATTGAGGGTGGCAAATTGATTCAGAAGGGCTTAGATATACATTAAATGAGCTTTATGCTCGATACCAAATTCCACTTTTTGTATCTGAAAATGGACTTGGAGCTATTGATGTGAAAAATGAAGATAACACAATTGATGATGATTATCGAATTGCATATCTTGCTAAGCATGTTAAAGCTATGGAAGATGCTCTTAGCGATGGAGTTGATCTTTTTGGATATACAATGTGAGGTTGCATTGATTTAGTTTCAGCTACAACTGGTGAATTTGCTAAAAGATATGGATTTGTCTATGTTGATCGTCATGATGATGGAAGTGGTGATTTTGCTCGCTACCCTAAAAAATCATTCTATTGATATAAAGATTTAATTGAAAATAGTTAA
- a CDS encoding IS30 family transposase, translating into MIHARDLKYRPEEANLRLEKGHFEADTVIGKREDKFVLFTLLDRKTRELYIALTERDAKSINKALRMLIRKYNLEIKTLTVDNGSENTLLHKVVGKKRLFKCKPYASYQKGSIENAHRYIRRFIPKGKSFNSLTQEYVFWLKEQIDEYKRVIAIKL; encoded by the coding sequence TTGATACACGCTAGAGACCTAAAATATAGACCTGAAGAAGCGAATTTAAGGCTAGAAAAAGGGCATTTTGAAGCTGATACAGTAATAGGGAAAAGAGAAGATAAGTTTGTTCTTTTTACACTTTTAGACCGTAAAACTAGAGAATTATATATCGCTTTAACCGAAAGAGATGCAAAATCAATTAACAAAGCATTAAGGATGTTAATAAGAAAATACAATCTTGAAATAAAGACTTTGACAGTAGATAACGGCAGTGAAAACACACTTCTTCATAAAGTGGTAGGCAAGAAAAGATTATTTAAATGTAAACCTTATGCTTCATATCAAAAAGGTTCAATTGAAAATGCTCATAGATACATTAGAAGATTTATTCCAAAGGGTAAAAGTTTCAATTCACTCACACAAGAATATGTGTTTTGACTCAAAGAACAAATCGATGAATACAAAAGAGTAATAGCAATAAAACTTTAA